In the Candidatus Binatia bacterium genome, one interval contains:
- a CDS encoding TraR/DksA C4-type zinc finger protein, with protein MHETLKTAEIEELRRALVAARRRVLRARDAGEGELDTIESDREDQQLEPEEFAQEEQAADVRTRVTARQYAELRQIDGALERIDRSTYGACIDCEKPIAVERLRSEPWAARCAECEARSEAAPEPDRIDATARPQDFAEDIPDEKPDGEPDEGLAPAPIARDLEVLDDAEVAETIREAFLNEVGEALDDVRILCRDGVVTLAGEVANEALPEIARRIVEDETGYEVVDRMLVTAFAGEPAPGLTRGISGGQLPAEEPTEDEVEVAGETSEDILEVEEEGLTFVPPLRPVPER; from the coding sequence ATGCACGAGACGCTCAAGACAGCCGAGATCGAGGAGCTCCGCCGCGCGCTGGTTGCCGCCCGCAGGCGTGTGCTCCGCGCCCGTGATGCGGGAGAGGGCGAGCTCGACACCATCGAGTCGGATCGGGAAGACCAGCAACTCGAGCCGGAAGAGTTCGCGCAGGAGGAGCAGGCCGCCGACGTACGCACGCGAGTGACGGCACGCCAGTACGCGGAGCTTCGTCAGATCGACGGCGCGCTCGAGCGTATCGATCGCTCCACGTACGGCGCCTGCATCGATTGTGAAAAACCGATCGCTGTCGAGCGCCTGCGCTCGGAGCCGTGGGCGGCACGCTGCGCGGAGTGCGAAGCACGAAGCGAAGCGGCGCCAGAACCGGATCGCATCGACGCGACCGCGCGCCCCCAGGATTTTGCCGAAGACATTCCGGACGAGAAGCCTGACGGCGAGCCCGACGAGGGCCTCGCTCCTGCGCCGATCGCGCGCGACCTCGAAGTGCTCGACGACGCGGAAGTTGCCGAGACGATTCGCGAAGCGTTCCTCAACGAAGTCGGCGAAGCGCTGGACGACGTTCGCATCCTTTGCCGCGATGGTGTTGTCACGCTTGCCGGTGAGGTCGCCAACGAGGCGCTGCCCGAGATCGCGCGCCGGATCGTCGAGGACGAAACGGGCTACGAAGTCGTCGACCGCATGCTGGTCACGGCGTTCGCCGGCGAGCCTGCGCCCGGGCTGACACGCGGGATATCGGGCGGGCAACTGCCTGCCGAGGAGCCGACCGAGGACGAAGTCGAGGTCGCAGGGGAGACTTCCGAAGACATCCTCGAGGTCGAGGAGGAAGGGCTTACCTTCGTGCCTCCGTTACGGCCGGTGCCCGAACGCTAG
- the cls gene encoding cardiolipin synthase: protein MQTSQGRLSASSSEKILAGLARQSGVSDVLLHHVAVEEAYAGSPLVVGNRVDLLRDGDQAYPAMEKELGLARRSIDLEVYTFRDDEVGKRFAQLLQERARHGVDVRVMYDSVGCLSTDREFFDSLRSAGVAVIEFNPVNPLTARGRWRLEHRDHRKLLVVDGRVAFTGGINISTEYAGSGRSSSSGGGRVPVEGKAWRDTQVRIEGPVVSDFARLFDDSWRKQEGPPPRRSHPSSPPPPAGSDIVRAIGSTPDDAESIIHKTLLSAISHAERSVHLTQMYFVPDPDLVRLVEADARRGLDVRIILPSEGFWMTRYAGRSHFSELLRAGVHVYERRGPLLHAKTAVIDGVWSTVGSANLDYRSFAKNDEVNAVVLGEDFGDQLEAMFRDDIAESQEITAARWKRRGPSTRFKEIVARLWERML from the coding sequence TTGCAGACGAGTCAAGGCCGCCTCTCGGCCTCGAGCTCCGAGAAGATCCTCGCCGGTCTCGCCAGGCAATCCGGGGTGTCGGATGTCCTGCTGCATCACGTCGCGGTGGAGGAGGCGTACGCCGGCAGTCCTCTCGTCGTCGGCAACCGCGTCGACCTTCTGCGCGACGGCGACCAGGCGTACCCGGCGATGGAGAAGGAGCTTGGCCTGGCGCGACGGAGTATCGATCTCGAGGTCTATACGTTCCGCGACGATGAAGTGGGCAAGCGTTTCGCGCAGTTGCTCCAGGAGCGGGCACGCCACGGCGTGGACGTAAGGGTCATGTACGACAGCGTCGGCTGCCTTTCGACCGATCGCGAGTTCTTCGACTCGCTGCGCAGCGCGGGAGTGGCCGTCATCGAGTTCAACCCCGTCAATCCGCTGACCGCACGCGGGCGCTGGCGACTCGAGCACCGCGATCATCGCAAGCTGCTCGTCGTCGACGGGCGCGTCGCATTCACCGGCGGGATCAACATCAGCACCGAATATGCGGGCAGCGGCCGCAGCTCTTCGTCCGGCGGCGGCCGCGTGCCTGTCGAAGGCAAAGCGTGGCGCGACACCCAGGTCCGCATCGAGGGACCGGTGGTTTCCGATTTCGCGCGGCTCTTCGACGACAGCTGGCGCAAGCAGGAAGGTCCCCCGCCCCGGCGTTCGCACCCGAGCTCCCCGCCCCCGCCGGCGGGCAGCGACATCGTCCGCGCAATCGGAAGCACGCCCGACGACGCCGAAAGCATCATCCACAAGACGCTGCTCTCTGCGATCTCGCACGCCGAGCGCTCGGTGCACCTGACGCAGATGTACTTCGTTCCCGACCCCGACCTGGTGCGCCTCGTCGAGGCCGACGCCAGGCGCGGCCTCGACGTACGCATCATCCTGCCGAGCGAAGGCTTCTGGATGACGCGCTATGCCGGACGCTCGCACTTCTCCGAGCTGTTGCGCGCGGGAGTGCACGTTTACGAGCGGCGCGGGCCGCTGCTGCACGCGAAGACGGCGGTGATCGACGGGGTCTGGTCGACCGTCGGCTCGGCCAACCTCGACTACCGCAGCTTCGCGAAGAACGACGAAGTCAACGCAGTTGTCCTCGGCGAGGATTTCGGCGACCAGCTCGAAGCGATGTTCCGCGACGACATCGCCGAATCGCAGGAAATCACCGCGGCGCGGTGGAAGAGGCGTGGTCCGTCGACGAGGTTCAAGGAAATCGTGGCGCGGCTCTGGGAGCGCATGCTGTAA